GAATCTTATAAGGTCCGTCAGTGAAGTTTCCTTTTCCATCTGCAAAGCCGTCCCACATGGATCCTTGAATATAAACTCTGGTACCGTCAAGATAAACACTAGGATCTGAATCCTCGTCTGGTAACAGTTGCGTTGTGAAATAAGGGTGAAGCCTCAGGTCTTGCTTCAGAGCCTCGTTTATGTCTTCTGGTGGAACTTGTTCGTTTCCACCAACCCAAAGAGCAAGGCTTGGATGGTTTCTCAGAAGTTTGATGGTATCACGAGCACATAGAAGGAATAAGTCATGGTCTAGTGGTCCGTTTGGATTTGATACTGGATCACCTCTTCCATCAACATCTCCAGTGATCCAAAACTCTTGCCAGACCTGAGATTTAAGTAAGATGAACTTCAAAAATGGCAAAAAGTTATGAAGAATGATAGACAAACTATAAGTCTTAGAATCTAGAATCATACCAACAAACCGTAGACATCACAAAAGTGATAGAACTCCGGCCTTTCAGCCAACCCACCACCCCAGCAACGgatcatgttcatgttcatatcTGCGTGGAACTTTATGTCCGTTCTGTAACGTTCTTTGGAGAGGCGTAACAACCCATCTGATAGTATCCAATTACCACCGCGGATGAATATTGGCTCTCCATTGATCTTGAACAGCctggaaattttaaaaaccaatATGCAGAGCCTCCAAAGAATCACTCTAACACATTTCCAACTGAAACTTAAATACGTTTTAGCTTACCTTCCACCAGTGACACTATCAATATCACTCTCAATCTTACGGAATCCAAATGGCTGCATCCACGAATCAGATTCTCCGAATTCTTTCACAGCGACAGTGATCAAGACGTCATAGAGGTTTTGCTTTCCCATCCCATTGGGCCACCACAGTTCAGGTTTATATAGATAGAGCTGGTAAGTCACAAACTCATTAGCTTATAAAATAAACAACTATAAGAAGCCATTTTGTAAGTGCAGAAAAAATGTACAACTCACCGGTTTAAATGTGTGGTGAATATTTCCTCGAGCAGGGATCAGAACATTCTCTGTATGAAGATGCTCTACTAAACAAACACCGTTCTCGAGTTCGGCTGTTACTTGAATATTCACAGAACATTCAGCATTCCAAGTGCTTTTGTTTTCAAGTTCAGCAGTCACATGCAAGTAGGCCCTTTCGTAATCGTCATAGAAGGTTGAGACCAAATGGGGATCAATTATTCTTACAGGctggaaccaaaaaaaaaaatcagttcctAATAGCACATTTAGTAAGAAGGTAGTTGTAAACACATATGTAAACCAACTAAACTAACCCCGGTAACAGATATTGACACTTCATCCCATATGCCAGTGTTCCGATCcctacaagaaaagaaaaacgacATCAGAGAGAATGCCATTAACAATCTGATAAGCTCAATAttctagcaaaaaaaaaacatttacctTATTGGACAAATCCAATCCCAACCTTCCACGTACTGTGCAGCTACATCTTTCCCAATCTGCCATAAATATTCAGCCACATGAGGTATAGAGTTTGCTagcaaagagaaaaaaacaaacatgaGCTTctcagagagagaaagagaggtttCAGGTTTGTACCTCGTGATCACCACCTTGGCCTCCCTGGGGAGGTATAGTCCCAGGATGATCAGGGGGGTGAACGATAACAGCAAGTAGATTGTCGCTATCAGGACGCAGAATATCAGTAACGTCAAGTGTATGTCTGCGAAACATTCCTTTGGGAAGCACAATCTCGTGGCCGTTTAAATACACCTCAGCAGAGTAGTTGATGGCACGAAAATTCAAATGCACGTATTGATTCAACAACtgccattaaaaaaaaaaacgtcaaacaaacaagaaaaagtATACATAAATAACAATTTTGTGTACATATTGTGTGACGATCTGTCCCGGAACCCGGCTCACAGCTTTACAGGGCATCGATCCAACCCCTCACTTATGAATCCTTGCTGACTttataattaggttgttggtgcgCTTGTCGTTCCTTGAACCCAAAACCTCATCCTCTAACAACTTTTCTACATGCAGGTCAATTGGTGACAACTCATCGTTTGGAGGAGTGTTGTTAAAAGCCGAGGTCTTGGTTCGAGTAACTTGCCAAGCGCACCAATAACCTCCCACAGTGAAGGGTTAGAGTCGGTGTCCTGAAGAACTGTGAGCCGGGTTCCGAGTGAGCGGGATGGTTATCACATTGATTCAACAGCTGCGTGCGCTCTCACCCGTTTACAATGGAACTGTGTGGAGAACCAGAAAGTGTAGTAGTCCCTTCCGGAATCGGCAATGTCAGTGATAGTCTCGTTTTCTAATCCATAGAAAGGATCTGGAATTGATTTGTTCTTCAACAAGGTGCCCAAAACACTGTGAACAGTAGAGTCAATTCAAACAAATCATCAACT
This genomic interval from Brassica napus cultivar Da-Ae chromosome A6, Da-Ae, whole genome shotgun sequence contains the following:
- the LOC106346294 gene encoding mannosylglycoprotein endo-beta-mannosidase translates to MAQIGKTLLDSGWLAARSTEVNDDGEKLTTTNPPSLGPKSPWMEAAVPGTVLGTLLKNKSIPDPFYGLENETITDIADSGRDYYTFWFSTQFHCKRLLNQYVHLNFRAINYSAEVYLNGHEIVLPKGMFRRHTLDVTDILRPDSDNLLAVIVHPPDHPGTIPPQGGQGGDHEIGKDVAAQYVEGWDWICPIRDRNTGIWDEVSISVTGPVRIIDPHLVSTFYDDYERAYLHVTAELENKSTWNAECSVNIQVTAELENGVCLVEHLHTENVLIPARGNIHHTFKPLYLYKPELWWPNGMGKQNLYDVLITVAVKEFGESDSWMQPFGFRKIESDIDSVTGGRLFKINGEPIFIRGGNWILSDGLLRLSKERYRTDIKFHADMNMNMIRCWGGGLAERPEFYHFCDVYGLLVWQEFWITGDVDGRGDPVSNPNGPLDHDLFLLCARDTIKLLRNHPSLALWVGGNEQVPPEDINEALKQDLRLHPYFTTQLLPDEDSDPSVYLDGTRVYIQGSMWDGFADGKGNFTDGPYKIQYPEDFFKDTYYEYGFNPEVGSVGMPVADTIRATMPPEGWEIPLFKKVSDGFVEEVPNRMWDYHKYIPYSEPGKVHDQILMYGTPENLDDFCLKAQLVNYIQYRALFEGWSSQMWTKYTGVLIWKNQNPWTGLRGQFYDHLLDQTASFYGCRSAAEPVHVQLNLASNFVEVVNTTPKELADVEIEASVWDLDGNCPYSEVFNKVYAPPKTAVKISEFKYPKSENAKPVYFLLLKLYRASDKTVISRNFYWLHLPGKDYTLLEPYRRKQIPLKITCNAVNVGPEYELEINVHNTSRADLAENALQDDGKHGVGLLQKLFSRFGGTEDSNRGLKVVEMKGSDPGVAFFLRFSVHNAEAEKQDTRILPVHYSDNYFSLVPGESMSFKISFSAPTGMKKPPRVMLRGWNYPDGFTVFG